A region of the Pseudorca crassidens isolate mPseCra1 chromosome 9, mPseCra1.hap1, whole genome shotgun sequence genome:
taaagtttaaaagtaaaaagttcAGTTAATGAATCTATTCCTCAGACTTAACTAGAAAAATCAAGCAACActtttatacttatatatatttttccccattttgtaAAATGCATGTAAAGATGCTAAGCACTGCTGACTTTCGAACCCTGTCAAGTTGCTTTTTGAAATAAGGAGGCTCTCAGCTAAGTCTGGATGGCTCTGAGGAGATTAATTAGAGTCTAGTTGAAATTAAAGTACAACTACTTACAGCAAAACACTTTCAAATAAACACCAGGAATTTATCCTCATGAGACATGGAAGTAGTATTTCTCAGATTACCTGTGTCTCTGTTTGGATCTCTCCCCTTCTGAATGTCCATGAGCTTAACACTGACAATTTTATGTAGAGTTccaggaatcttaaaaaaaaaaaaaaaaaaaaaaaagatggaacattattcaaatgcattttaatctAGTGATCTATTACATAAGATCAACTTAACTACTTTCAGAGTTTTACCTTAAAAACATCTTTTTGATGATCCATTAAAAAGAGTACCAGAAGATCAGTTTTGCCTTTGGATAAATTTTTATTGTCAACAATAGCTTTTGAGAATATCCTTTTCACAACCATTCGGTTGTcactctataaaaataaaataacacacacCCAAcggtatatatttttaagaactgtAATATAAAAGGGAATGTTAAATATTAATAGCTACTATCCATTTCAGCATAATTCATGCTGATGACGgatatgtcctataaatattacaGATACTGAATACAATTAACATTTAGACAAAAGACTTACTTCTTTCTGTAATTTCAATTCAGAAGGATGTGCTGCAACAGCCATGAAATACAGTAGTCTTCTAAATTCTTCTCTATTTTGGGAATCCAAAAGCTTTAGAAAGAGCTGAGTAGCTTCTAATGCTATTTCAGTCTTCCCATTCACttcagtcaaaagaaaaaaaatgcttttaattttgaCCAGACACGACTATATCAAAGGGAACAAAATTCAAGTCAGAGCTTATGCTAATCAGTAAACTTATCCAAAATGATgttcaaaagcaaaacaaaaagactagGAATTACAATGAATGACCAATACCATCAAGAAAGCCtgtacttgggacttccctggtggcacagtggttaagaatccacctgccaatgcagcggacacaggttcaatccctggtccgggaagatctcgcatgccgcagagcaactaaacctgtgcgccacaactgctgagcccacatgccacaactactgaagcccgcgtgcctagagcccatgctctgcaacaagagaagccaccgcaatgtgaagcccatgcacctcaaggaagagtagcccctgcttgccgcaactagagaaagcccgcacgcagcaacgaagacccaacacagccaaaaataaataataaaaaaaaaaaagcctatactCAAATTGGCCAGTCCTAAGTCCTTGTTGTACACAAATCTTAAGATGTTAAATCTAACTTGGTTTGTAAATAAATTCTCAGTCTATGTTTTCCAATAATTCACTACATTTCGAGGGTACACTTTGTATACAGTACTGATGTATCCAACTCTAcctgagaaaaataaaggattcTCTGAAACCTGCAACTTGTTTTCAACAAGCCATATGGAACAGTCTGGCTCACTGGTACAGAGACAAAGCAGAGTGTCTGCCATTGTGAAGAGAATGAAGGGGGAATGGTGATAGTGCTGATAACACTTTCTGAAAAAGAGAACTGCTACTCTATGCTTATTAAGCTTCCAGTGAATGAGAGCAGCATTCTCCTGTAGCAACCAGAAGTCCCTGAATAACTTCAGAGCTTATTAAAGCCTCTTTCCAAATGAGGCCTAGAAGTTTTGGAAAAAACACACTTTCCATGGATTAATCCAGATCCACTCTCAGCTTGAAGTAGTACCATTTTGGTTAATTTTGAGGACAAGTAACGTTTTCCTGTTCCCTCCAAAAGAGAAATTCTTGTATCCAGTAACATCTTACTTACCTAGGAGTTCTGCAATTCCATTATGAACATCAGATAGGTGATTTAACAGAGGTTCCCTACTACTGTAATATTTGCTAATGGCATCAAACAGAAGTTCTTTCACTAAGTCTGTTCTATCTGGTTGCTCAGGAAAGTTTCTGCTTATGTCTACAACCATCTGGTCTGGAAGGTATTCCAAGCAGTCAATTGCTGAAGAAAGCCACTCATCTTCcctatgggagaaaataattattattttaaagagcaAAGGATAACCAACATACACTCAGTACCTAATTTACTAGCTATTTCAAGTTTCCTACCAGAATAAATCTCTAAACACCTAGATAAAGAGATGTgtaattctttttaatatatagttAGATCATGAATCACAGATAAAAAGTTGGgtttaatatgtcttttttttttaagtgaaaacagaATCCATCCACTACAATATAGGCctgagaaaaacatcaaaattcaAACTCTGCTCCTTAAATTTACTATGGAGGTCCAGAAACTCTAAGTTGCTTGCTCAGGGTCCCAGGTAGGGCTAGATCCCAGATCTGACTCTTAGACCAGCATTTTTCTAATATAGTATTGCTTACTTCAAAGCTCTGTGTATGATCTATCATCTCTGACTTTGGCTAGAAGAGAATACAGGAAGATAAGGTACGGTTTCAAAATAATTAACTATTAATTACCATTTCTAATAAAATGCCAGTTGGGTAACTTAAGAAAATTGCTACATTTCAAGGAACAGAatgactaagttttttttttaatgtttttattggagtataattgctttacaatggtgtgttagtttctgctgtataacaaagtgaatcagctatacatatacatatatccccatatctcctccttcttgcgtctgcctcccaccctccctatcccatctctctagatggtcacaaagcaccgagctgatctccctgtgctatgcagctgcttcccactagctatatctattttacatttggtagtgtatatacgtccatgccactctcttacttcgtcccagcttacgctttcccctccctgtgtcctcaagtccattctctacgtctgtatctttattcctgtcttgcccttaggttcttcagaaccttttttttttttagattccatatatatgtgttagtatacagtatttgtttttcaatttctgacttacttcactctgtatgacagtctctaggtccattcacctcgctacaaataactcaattttgtttctttttatggctgagtaatattccattgtatatatgtgccacatcttctttatccatttatctgcaGAATGACTAACTTTTaatattcaatttgttaatatatatagtttaaaaaaaaatcatgtcctCCACTGCTGTGGACTCAGGACAATTAATTCTGCCACCACCCAGGTCATGTCATTTCCTCTAGTCATCAGCTTCATCATAAGATGTAGACAGATGAACTTTAAGGTCAATTTCTGATTCTGTACTTAAAATTTAAGGTAATCATAAATTTTTTCACATGTTACTTTAGATTGtagaaatgtaatttaaattcTTGTAGAATAATAAGCTTCCTCTTTATATAGAGTTCAATAAGTAGTATGTTGGGATTAATTTTTTCACATAAGGGTTTAAGGTACCTTTTGACATTCAATTGTTTATTAATAATTCATTAGAATGCAGAAATGGTAAAGTATAGTAAAAATATAAGTTGTATTCCTTTCAAACATTTGCATCTTCCTAACTACTGGAACACTATCTGCTAAGGCAAAAATCActaaaaattaaactagaaaatacaagattttaacatttaataattttacttaGGGGAAGAGTTTCAAGGTTATAAGGAATATAGAACTCCTCcttaaggaaaaatgaaatcataattcCCTTAGCACCTGGAGTTAAGCCTTCAAATTTTTAATCAGGAGAGTGTAGTCAGAGGTGAGAGCAAGAGTTATTCCATGATGTTTCTTTAATAAAActagttaatttaaaaacatacttaGTTGTTTTTAATCGTTATTTTTAATATGGTTGTAAAACTAAATATAATGGCAGAACTAATTCTTAAAAGAGGACTCATGTATGAACAGTATAGTAaactcaatataaaataatagatttttatcACAACAACCAGGAAGTTGGTGatgcaataaatatatatatatgcttaacTTATAATAATACATATGGGataagtatatattcttttttttaaacatctttattggactataattgctttataatgttgtgttagtttctgcagtataacaaagtcaatcagctatatgtatacatacatccccatatcccctccctcttgcatctccctcccaccctccttatcccacgcctctaggtggtcacaaagcactgagctgatctccctgtgctaagcggctgcttcccactagctatctattttacatttggtactgtatatatgtccatgccagtctctcacattgtcccagcttacccttccccctccccttgtcctcaagtccattctctacatctgcgtctttattcctgtcctgcccctaggttcatcagaaccattttttttctttttagattccatatatatgtgttagcatatggtgtttgtttttctctttctgacttacttcactctgtgtgacagtctctaggtccatccacctcactacaaataactcaatttcgaaAAACACATATTTAATACACATTCTAGAAGACTATAAAAGCATATATAGTCAAAGGAGTCTAAGAATTTGACAAATCTGTTCATTTTGTTCCAGGTCCGTTTGAAGACCAGACAGCTTTAAGAGAGCAGACAGCCCTACATTTTAACAAAGAAGATGGAACATAATAATTTTCTTCACTTGATGTGCAAGTGAGATATAtgtgaaacaaaaatgaatatgaaaaataatgacatttaaatCTCGGTAATTTTGACCAAggtaattttgttcatttttcccaATACTGATAATATCAATTGACAAAGCATATCTGATTGTATGGACAGAAGAAGTCAAAAGATTATCTTAAAACTAATATCTTCCTATAAACACACTcaaattattatatgtatttcCACATACTGAGATTCACTGTAAGCCTTGAGAATCCCTCGATCCAGATAGTTCCTGTTGCTGACCAAGTCAGGCTGCCTCTTAGGTTGAGTAACTTTAGGTACCACCTCTTGCCGTTTGAGGAGGGAGTCAAGGAGTGGAAGGTCTATAAGTTGTAGCAGACGCCCAACTGTTTCTTCTTGCCATACTTCATTAACAACTGCACAGGGAAAATAACAAGGGGAAAGGTAACGATTAATAGTTACTACATGCTCACCACAATATCTGCCTAGGCAGGTCTAAGCTAATAAACttgtggcaaaagaaaaaaaaaagaagagagagagtcaATTTTATGAAGTAGTTTCttataacaaagtaaaacaaTTCAAGATTTGTTTAAAGTGTAGGAGAACAGACTTTG
Encoded here:
- the DEPDC7 gene encoding DEP domain-containing protein 7 isoform X2, encoding MEGFSVAQKPFGATYVWSSIINTLQTQVEVKKRRHHLKRHNDCFVGSEAVDVIFSHLIQNKYFGDVDIPRAKVVRVCQALMDYKVFEAVPTKVFGKDKKPTFEDSSCSLYRFTTIPNQDSQLGKENKLFSPSRYADALFKSSDIKSASLEDLWENLSLKPAESPHVNISANLSPQVVNEVWQEETVGRLLQLIDLPLLDSLLKRQEVVPKVTQPKRQPDLVSNRNYLDRGILKAYSESQEDEWLSSAIDCLEYLPDQMVVDISRNFPEQPDRTDLVKELLFDAISKYYSSREPLLNHLSDVHNGIAELLVNGKTEIALEATQLFLKLLDSQNREEFRRLLYFMAVAAHPSELKLQKESDNRMVVKRIFSKAIVDNKNLSKGKTDLLVLFLMDHQKDVFKIPGTLHKIVSVKLMDIQKGRDPNRDTGYIYCQRIDQSDYSDHTRKTTKDELMNLLKNIDEDSKLSAKEKKKLLGQFYKCHPDIFIEYFGD
- the DEPDC7 gene encoding DEP domain-containing protein 7 isoform X3, which produces MDYKVFEAVPTKVFGKDKKPTFEDSSCSLYRFTTIPNQDSQLGKENKLFSPSRYADALFKSSDIKSASLEDLWENLSLKPAESPHVNISANLSPQVVNEVWQEETVGRLLQLIDLPLLDSLLKRQEVVPKVTQPKRQPDLVSNRNYLDRGILKAYSESQEDEWLSSAIDCLEYLPDQMVVDISRNFPEQPDRTDLVKELLFDAISKYYSSREPLLNHLSDVHNGIAELLVNGKTEIALEATQLFLKLLDSQNREEFRRLLYFMAVAAHPSELKLQKESDNRMVVKRIFSKAIVDNKNLSKGKTDLLVLFLMDHQKDVFKIPGTLHKIVSVKLMDIQKGRDPNRDTGYIYCQRIDQSDYSDHTRKTTKDELMNLLKNIDEDSKLSAKEKKKLLGQFYKCHPDIFIEYFGD